A genome region from Geobacter pickeringii includes the following:
- a CDS encoding magnesium transporter MgtE N-terminal domain-containing protein, which translates to MTPMKNSQNDQVFFLSDLTGIPVRNQGKKIGKLDDLLIVEHEKVAVVTHVIVNRPFGHKSLLIPFGKVGELKRDGIELSLPTVEAFEGEPEENQVLLKDHILDKKVIDLDGNEIDVVYDVKLVLRSGSLYATDVDFSRYGLLKRLGLRYVAQFAYHLAEMFKKETIPWTYVQRLPEKIGSFKGNVQLNILKEALPEIHPVDLADILEELSEEQRLAIFNELETDHASDTLEEMEPRVQRSLISSMDKERVADLIDEMTPAQAADVLSVLPTDQAEEILDLMEHDETEKIEALLENQVDTIANLTTNAYIRFVPDTHSDLVIAAYRKAGEESDVLDYIYVVDHDNKLKGVVSLPELLMAKQSTPLSEIMTTQVISLDSTDTLEAAEEKFKRYGFSALPVLDGEDTIQGVVPYRDIMQLEHNL; encoded by the coding sequence ATGACACCCATGAAAAATTCCCAGAATGATCAGGTGTTCTTCCTGAGTGACCTGACCGGCATCCCGGTGCGCAACCAGGGCAAAAAGATCGGCAAGCTGGATGATCTCCTGATCGTAGAGCACGAAAAGGTTGCCGTGGTGACCCATGTCATCGTGAATCGCCCCTTCGGCCACAAGTCACTGCTTATTCCCTTCGGGAAGGTCGGTGAACTGAAACGGGACGGGATCGAACTCTCCCTCCCCACGGTGGAGGCATTTGAAGGCGAACCGGAAGAAAACCAGGTACTGCTCAAGGACCACATCCTGGACAAGAAGGTCATCGATCTGGATGGCAATGAAATCGATGTGGTGTATGACGTGAAACTGGTGTTGCGGAGCGGGAGCCTCTACGCCACGGATGTGGATTTCAGCCGCTATGGCCTGCTGAAAAGGCTCGGGCTGCGCTACGTGGCGCAATTCGCCTACCACCTGGCAGAGATGTTCAAGAAGGAGACCATCCCCTGGACGTATGTTCAGCGACTGCCGGAGAAGATCGGGAGTTTCAAGGGGAATGTACAGCTCAATATTCTCAAGGAGGCACTGCCGGAGATCCATCCCGTTGATTTGGCCGATATTCTGGAGGAGCTCTCCGAGGAGCAGCGCCTGGCCATCTTCAACGAACTGGAGACGGACCATGCCTCCGATACGCTGGAAGAGATGGAGCCCCGGGTGCAGCGCAGCCTGATCTCATCCATGGACAAGGAGCGGGTCGCCGACCTGATCGACGAGATGACCCCTGCCCAGGCGGCGGATGTCCTCTCGGTCCTTCCCACAGACCAAGCGGAAGAGATTCTCGACCTGATGGAGCATGACGAAACCGAAAAGATCGAAGCGCTTCTGGAAAACCAGGTCGACACCATCGCCAACCTGACAACCAATGCCTACATCAGGTTTGTGCCCGACACCCATTCCGACCTGGTCATTGCCGCGTACCGCAAGGCGGGCGAGGAGTCGGACGTACTAGATTACATTTACGTCGTGGATCACGACAACAAACTCAAGGGGGTTGTCAGTCTTCCGGAACTGCTGATGGCCAAGCAGAGCACGCCGCTCTCCGAGATCATGACCACCCAGGTTATCAGTCTCGACAGCACTGACACCCTTGAAGCTGCTGAAGAGAAATTCAAGCGCTATGGGTTTTCAGCCTTGCCGGTGCTTGATGGTGAAGATACGATCCAAGGCGTGGTTCCCTACCGTGACATCATGCAATTGGAGCATAATCTGTAA
- a CDS encoding NRAMP family divalent metal transporter, giving the protein MFSVSQLYYEFRRIWKAIKLFFIISGPGIVVMVADNDAGGITTYAATGAKYGYHLIWFLLILIPVAYYVQEMTVRLGAVTKRGHGEAIFAGFGAFWGWFSLIDLMVVNWLTLVTEFIGMTSSLRIFGIPPWLTVIGVCIIMLIMVVQGNYWTWEKIAILFCAVNLIYIPGAFIVNPSMKDIMHLGFVPHLPPGGFTNELFFFIMANIGTTIAPWMLFFQQSAVVDKGTKEKDIPWGKVDTFVGSIITVVVAIFIVIVTGTILPGVNIDDAAQASRMLMKYNKYAGAFMAIGLFDAGFLGAICISLASSWAFGEVFGWAHSLNNKIREAPWFYGSYFLSLITAGCVVLIPKAPLVLITLFVQVVAVTLLPAALVFLILLLNNKKTMGEYTNTLWQNIVTTTIVVGIVILSTLYGISALFPDMFK; this is encoded by the coding sequence GTGTTCAGTGTCTCACAGCTTTACTACGAATTTCGCCGCATCTGGAAGGCGATCAAGCTCTTTTTCATCATATCCGGTCCCGGAATCGTCGTCATGGTGGCCGACAATGACGCCGGCGGCATTACGACATATGCCGCCACCGGCGCCAAGTATGGCTATCACCTGATCTGGTTCCTTCTTATCCTGATTCCGGTGGCCTACTATGTCCAGGAGATGACCGTCCGTTTGGGGGCAGTCACCAAGCGGGGCCATGGCGAAGCGATTTTTGCCGGCTTTGGCGCCTTCTGGGGCTGGTTCTCCCTGATCGACCTGATGGTGGTCAACTGGCTGACCCTGGTGACGGAATTTATCGGCATGACCTCCTCGCTCAGGATTTTCGGCATCCCGCCATGGCTCACGGTCATTGGCGTATGTATCATTATGTTGATCATGGTGGTACAGGGGAACTACTGGACGTGGGAAAAGATCGCGATCCTGTTTTGCGCCGTAAACCTGATCTACATCCCCGGCGCCTTCATCGTCAATCCATCGATGAAGGACATCATGCACTTGGGATTCGTACCGCACCTGCCGCCGGGAGGATTCACCAACGAGCTGTTCTTCTTCATCATGGCCAACATCGGCACCACCATCGCCCCGTGGATGCTCTTCTTCCAGCAGAGCGCCGTCGTGGACAAGGGGACGAAGGAGAAGGACATCCCATGGGGGAAGGTTGATACCTTCGTCGGGTCGATCATCACCGTGGTGGTGGCGATCTTCATCGTTATCGTCACCGGCACGATCCTGCCGGGCGTCAATATCGACGATGCGGCTCAGGCGTCACGGATGCTGATGAAGTACAACAAATATGCCGGTGCCTTCATGGCCATCGGCCTGTTCGACGCGGGCTTCCTTGGCGCCATCTGCATCTCCCTGGCCAGTTCCTGGGCCTTCGGCGAGGTCTTCGGCTGGGCCCACTCGCTCAACAACAAGATTCGCGAGGCCCCATGGTTCTACGGAAGCTACTTCCTGTCCCTCATAACCGCCGGCTGTGTTGTGCTGATCCCTAAAGCGCCGCTGGTGCTGATCACCCTGTTCGTGCAGGTGGTTGCCGTCACCCTGCTGCCGGCCGCTCTGGTCTTCCTGATACTCCTTTTGAACAACAAGAAGACCATGGGGGAGTATACAAATACCCTCTGGCAGAATATCGTCACCACGACCATAGTGGTGGGTATCGTCATCTTGTCTACCCTTTACGGGATCAGCGCCCTGTTCCCGGACATGTTCAAATAG
- a CDS encoding lytic transglycosylase domain-containing protein: MIIDSLAQLQAAAPTTKERGETSSAPGDDARFASLLTSTLGGSSLPGSRPKTAAAAAELLRLDMMRSAFSLGDSDGGGTVPSPSRAMELVLKSFAENGRKSDTPVPASAAVSGDETLPTPEVNAGNWLDDVVQRASRRYGVDVGLIKAVIKAESNFNPNAVSPAGAQGLMQLMPATARGLGVSNSFDPEQNVMAGTRFLKDLLDRYQGNVDKALAAYNWGPGNVDRKPHLLPRETREYLARVKGYCATMA; encoded by the coding sequence ATGATAATCGATTCGCTTGCACAGCTCCAGGCCGCCGCACCAACGACCAAAGAACGGGGTGAAACCTCCTCCGCTCCTGGCGATGACGCCCGGTTTGCCTCCCTCCTTACCTCCACTCTCGGCGGCTCCTCGTTGCCGGGGAGTCGCCCTAAAACCGCTGCCGCCGCTGCCGAACTGCTCCGCCTCGACATGATGCGAAGTGCCTTTTCCCTCGGGGATTCCGACGGGGGCGGGACCGTGCCCTCTCCTTCCCGGGCCATGGAACTGGTTCTGAAGAGCTTCGCGGAAAACGGTCGGAAATCCGACACCCCCGTCCCGGCATCCGCTGCGGTTTCTGGTGACGAGACGCTGCCGACACCCGAAGTGAATGCCGGCAACTGGCTCGACGACGTCGTCCAGCGCGCATCGCGTCGCTACGGAGTCGATGTCGGGCTGATCAAGGCAGTTATCAAGGCGGAGAGCAATTTCAACCCCAACGCGGTTTCTCCTGCCGGCGCCCAGGGGCTCATGCAACTCATGCCGGCGACGGCGCGGGGGTTGGGAGTCAGCAACTCCTTTGATCCCGAGCAGAATGTCATGGCGGGGACCCGATTTCTCAAGGACCTCCTCGACCGTTACCAGGGAAACGTCGATAAGGCTCTGGCCGCCTACAACTGGGGGCCGGGAAACGTCGACCGGAAGCCCCATCTCCTCCCCCGTGAGACACGGGAATATCTTGCCCGGGTCAAGGGGTACTGCGCGACGATGGCCTAG
- a CDS encoding sigma-54-dependent transcriptional regulator, whose product METTRLLIADDDKKTRDFVAAFLKYKGYDVVQACDGQDALDKLETEEVDLVITDLMMPRVNGLEFVKKLKSMRPGTVIIAYSAFGNHEMASNLLKAGVFFYLEKPFNLDELETHVKRGMEHQSLQSQTYRPKPAIKNRSLIPNIIGESPKMLSLFELIEKVAESDSTVLVQGESGTGKELVARAIHDLSNRKARNFVPVNCAAIPDELLESELFGHVKGSFTGAVATRIGRFEMADRGTLFLDEIGDMKPNLQVKLLRVLQNRELEPVGATRSKKVDVRIIAATNQNLEKLVATKAFREDLYYRISVIPIFIPPLRERRDDIPLLVNTFLDRFNRHKKSKVKGIDSDAMELLCHYEWPGNVRELENLVERLVILKGFGIIGVKDLPEKYSGVVIAPPSEAMALPDSGICLNTVVEEFENGLIMQALKKTGGNKKEAALLLNLKRTTLIEKLKKRKLDSVATSFA is encoded by the coding sequence ATGGAAACAACGAGACTGCTCATTGCCGATGACGACAAGAAGACGCGGGACTTTGTGGCGGCGTTCCTCAAGTACAAGGGGTACGACGTGGTGCAGGCCTGCGACGGGCAGGACGCCCTCGACAAGCTGGAGACCGAGGAGGTGGACCTTGTCATCACCGACCTGATGATGCCCCGGGTCAATGGGCTCGAGTTCGTCAAAAAACTGAAATCGATGCGTCCCGGCACCGTCATCATCGCCTACAGCGCCTTCGGCAACCACGAGATGGCCTCGAACCTCCTCAAGGCGGGGGTCTTCTTCTACCTGGAAAAACCGTTCAACCTTGACGAGCTGGAGACCCACGTCAAGCGGGGGATGGAGCACCAATCCCTCCAGAGCCAGACCTATCGCCCCAAGCCGGCCATCAAGAACCGTTCGCTCATCCCCAACATCATCGGCGAGAGCCCCAAGATGCTCTCCCTCTTCGAGCTCATCGAAAAGGTCGCCGAGTCCGACTCGACGGTCCTCGTCCAGGGGGAGTCGGGGACCGGCAAAGAGCTCGTCGCCCGCGCCATCCATGACCTGAGCAACCGCAAGGCGCGCAACTTCGTCCCGGTCAACTGTGCCGCCATCCCCGACGAGCTCCTCGAAAGCGAGCTCTTCGGTCACGTGAAGGGGTCGTTCACCGGCGCCGTCGCCACCCGCATCGGCCGGTTCGAGATGGCGGACCGCGGTACCCTCTTCCTCGACGAGATCGGCGACATGAAACCGAACCTCCAGGTGAAGCTCCTGCGGGTGCTCCAGAACCGGGAGCTGGAGCCGGTGGGGGCCACCCGCTCCAAGAAGGTCGATGTCCGGATCATCGCCGCCACCAACCAGAACCTGGAAAAACTCGTGGCCACCAAGGCCTTCCGGGAGGACCTCTACTACCGGATCTCGGTTATTCCGATCTTCATCCCGCCGCTGCGGGAGCGCCGGGATGACATCCCCCTTCTCGTCAATACCTTCCTTGACCGCTTCAACCGCCACAAGAAGAGCAAGGTCAAGGGGATCGACAGCGATGCCATGGAACTCCTCTGCCACTACGAGTGGCCCGGCAACGTCCGCGAACTGGAAAATCTCGTGGAGCGTCTCGTCATCCTTAAGGGGTTCGGCATCATCGGCGTCAAGGATCTCCCCGAGAAGTACTCGGGGGTGGTCATTGCCCCCCCCTCCGAGGCGATGGCGCTTCCCGACAGCGGCATCTGCCTCAACACCGTCGTGGAAGAGTTCGAAAACGGCCTGATCATGCAGGCCCTCAAGAAGACCGGGGGGAACAAGAAGGAGGCTGCCCTTCTTCTCAACCTCAAACGGACCACGCTGATCGAAAAATTAAAAAAGAGAAAACTCGATTCGGTTGCCACGTCTTTTGCATAA
- a CDS encoding chemotaxis protein CheW: METALQTKVEESRSELIQLVSFKLEQEEYGVNVLKVREIIRMPTITRVPNTPHYIEGVINLRGKVIPIISMRKRFCLPEGEISSQTRIMVMDMDGELMGFVVDAVSEVIRISESEIQPPPAVVNSAVEQECLSGVINQTERLLFFLDLEKLISRDERQLFSGMM; the protein is encoded by the coding sequence ATGGAAACGGCACTGCAAACCAAGGTGGAAGAGTCGAGAAGCGAGCTCATCCAGCTGGTCAGCTTCAAACTGGAGCAGGAAGAGTACGGGGTCAACGTCCTGAAGGTGCGGGAGATCATCAGGATGCCGACCATCACCCGCGTCCCCAACACCCCCCACTACATCGAAGGGGTCATCAATCTGCGCGGCAAGGTCATTCCGATCATCTCCATGCGGAAGCGCTTCTGCCTTCCCGAAGGGGAGATCAGCAGCCAGACCCGGATCATGGTCATGGACATGGACGGAGAACTGATGGGATTCGTCGTCGATGCGGTGTCGGAGGTGATCCGGATCTCCGAGAGCGAGATCCAGCCGCCGCCGGCGGTGGTCAACAGCGCCGTGGAGCAGGAGTGCCTCTCGGGGGTCATCAACCAGACCGAGCGGCTCCTCTTTTTCCTCGACCTGGAGAAGCTCATCTCCCGCGATGAGCGCCAGCTGTTCAGCGGCATGATGTAG
- a CDS encoding chemotaxis protein CheA, producing the protein MAIECEDQELLEGFLTETTELLEKLDDDLVALEKAPSDTELMNGIFRSIHTVKGASSFLGFELLVKVTHKTEDVLNRMRRSELAVTPEIMDVILEAVDLVKLLVSDIKGGDIVDREIDGTIGKLLPYLSDNVKEATVLKQPATAAPEQPAAPVAESSPSPEPQPAPETAPVKAAEPPAPARTPPPPVAKDADKKVDDLSDNSTVRVDVKRLDDLMNQVGELVLERNRMMQLNTDYQGGSEDNAFGEEFGKLSKRISFVTSELQMQVLKMRMIPVEKVFKKFPRIVRNLARDLGKEVDLVVLGEETELDRSVVDEIGDPLIHLIRNAMDHGLETPDERVAAGKPRKGTLILSAAHEGNQIVISIKDDGKGIDADRIARKAKEKGLVTDEQLAVMGQREILDLIFLPGFSTKEKATDLSGRGVGMDVVRTNIKKLNGIIDIKSELGQGSEFILKLPLTLAIIQSLLVEVEEETYSIPLAAVLETLRVEEREFHVIGGQEVLKLRNSVLPLMRLQKVFNVAESDRTRAACYVVVVGVAEKRVGLVVSRLLGQQEVAIKSLGKYLANLPGIAGSTILGDGRVTLIIDPAGLLENSDGSGGGRIAA; encoded by the coding sequence ATGGCAATTGAGTGCGAAGACCAGGAACTCCTGGAAGGTTTCCTGACCGAGACCACCGAGCTGCTGGAAAAGCTGGACGATGATCTGGTGGCGCTGGAAAAGGCGCCGTCGGACACGGAGCTGATGAACGGCATCTTCCGGTCGATCCACACCGTCAAGGGAGCATCGAGCTTCCTCGGCTTCGAGCTGCTCGTCAAGGTCACGCACAAGACCGAGGACGTTCTCAACCGGATGCGCCGCAGCGAGCTCGCGGTAACCCCCGAGATCATGGACGTGATCCTGGAGGCGGTTGATCTGGTCAAGCTGCTGGTGAGCGACATCAAGGGGGGAGACATCGTCGACCGGGAGATCGACGGCACCATCGGGAAGCTCCTCCCCTACCTCTCGGACAATGTGAAGGAGGCGACGGTCCTCAAGCAGCCGGCGACGGCCGCTCCCGAGCAGCCCGCTGCACCGGTCGCGGAGAGTTCCCCCTCCCCCGAGCCCCAGCCCGCGCCGGAGACGGCGCCGGTGAAGGCTGCCGAGCCCCCCGCCCCGGCCAGGACCCCGCCGCCCCCCGTGGCCAAGGACGCCGACAAGAAGGTGGACGATCTTTCCGACAACTCCACCGTCCGGGTCGACGTCAAGCGCCTCGACGACCTGATGAACCAGGTGGGGGAGCTGGTGCTGGAGCGTAACCGGATGATGCAGCTCAACACCGACTACCAGGGGGGGAGCGAGGACAACGCCTTCGGCGAGGAGTTCGGCAAGCTCTCCAAGCGGATCAGCTTTGTCACCTCGGAGCTGCAGATGCAGGTCCTGAAGATGCGGATGATCCCGGTGGAGAAGGTCTTCAAGAAATTCCCCCGCATCGTCCGGAACCTGGCGCGGGACCTCGGCAAAGAGGTGGATCTCGTGGTCCTCGGCGAGGAGACGGAGCTGGACCGCTCGGTGGTGGACGAGATCGGCGACCCGCTGATCCACCTGATCCGCAACGCCATGGACCACGGCCTCGAAACCCCCGACGAACGGGTAGCCGCCGGCAAACCCCGCAAGGGGACCCTCATCCTCTCGGCGGCCCACGAGGGGAACCAGATCGTCATCAGCATCAAGGATGACGGCAAGGGGATCGATGCCGACCGGATCGCCCGCAAGGCAAAGGAAAAAGGGCTGGTCACCGACGAGCAGCTGGCGGTCATGGGACAGCGGGAGATCCTCGACCTCATCTTCCTCCCCGGCTTCTCCACCAAGGAGAAGGCCACCGACCTGTCGGGACGCGGCGTCGGCATGGACGTGGTCCGGACCAACATCAAGAAGCTGAACGGGATCATCGATATCAAGAGCGAGCTCGGCCAGGGGTCGGAGTTCATCCTCAAGCTCCCCCTGACCCTCGCCATCATCCAGTCGCTCCTCGTCGAGGTGGAGGAGGAGACCTACTCCATCCCCCTGGCGGCGGTCCTCGAAACCCTGCGGGTGGAGGAGCGGGAGTTCCACGTCATCGGCGGCCAGGAGGTGCTCAAGCTCCGCAACTCGGTCCTCCCCCTCATGCGGCTCCAGAAGGTCTTCAACGTGGCCGAAAGCGACCGCACCCGCGCCGCCTGCTACGTGGTCGTGGTGGGGGTGGCGGAGAAACGGGTGGGGTTGGTGGTGTCGCGGCTCCTCGGCCAGCAGGAGGTGGCGATCAAGTCCCTCGGCAAATACCTGGCAAACCTGCCGGGGATCGCCGGCTCCACCATCCTGGGAGACGGCCGGGTGACCCTCATCATCGATCCGGCCGGCCTGCTGGAAAACAGCGACGGGAGTGGTGGCGGGCGGATCGCGGCCTGA